TGACACTCACCATCAACCATATTCCGAAAttaaactcctcctccttccacgGTCTACATAACCTAACTGAGATAGACATGAGGTGCAACTGTGTGCCTATCAAAATTGGTCCCAAAGACCGCATGTGTACAAAGAGCGTGACAATAGAGGAAAACACCTTCACCAGCATGAGGAGTCTGCGTGCTTTGTATCTGGATGGCAATCAGCTCTCCAGTATACCGAAAGGCCTGCCTTCAAATGTGATCCTGCTGAGTTTGGAAGTGAatcacatttattacatttctaaAGCAAACCTCTCCGGGCTCAGGAATGTTGAGATGCTTTATCTTGGTCAAAACTGCTATTATCGTAATCCTTGTAATGTTTCCTATGATATAGAGCACGGTGCATTTTCTCAGCTGAGCAATTTGACAGTGTTATCCCTTAAATCAAACAACTTATCTTTTATTCCACACTATCTACCCACAAGCCTGAAGGAGTTGTATCTCTATAACAATAACATTCAGGAAGTCACTGCTGAGGATTTCAAAAACTTAACCAACCTTGAAATTCTAGATATAAGTGGAAATTGTCCTCGATGTTATAATAATCCTTTCCCTTGCAACCCATGTCCAAATAACTCACCACTAAAAATCCACAACAtggcatttaaaatgttaacaaaacTGAAGATGCTCCGCCTGCACAGCAACTCTCTGACATGCGTGCCATCTGCATGGTTTGCCAACACAAAAGAACTTAAAGTACTCGATCTCTCATCAAACTTTTTAGCAATAGAGATAGGAGTCACCAAATTCCCACACTGCTTGCAAAAACTCGAAGAACTGGACCTTTCATTTAACTATGAGCTTAGGCGGTATCCTCAAACGCTGAGACTGAGTGGCGCTTTCTCTTCTCTCAAGTCCCTCAAAATTTTCAGACTAAGGGGTTTTGTGTTTCAGCAGCTAAAAGCCGAGAGTATTGAACCTTTGAAACACCTCCCAAACCTGGAGGTTGTAGATCTTGGTACAAACTTCATTAAAATGGCAAACCTTAGTATTCTGATGGaatttaaaagctttaaaataatCAGCCTGTCTGACAACAAAATATCTTCCCCCTCTGACAGCCAAGATGCTGTTGGTTTTACTGGAGGAGAGCCCTTAGACTGGTCTCCAATGTCAGCCGTGGCTCAGTACCAAAGTCAGGAAGTAAGAGAAATACATTACTTCAGATATGATGAATATGCCCGCAGCTGCaagaacaaagacagagaaCTTGGGGTTGTTAAGTCCTTTGTCAAAAGTGAGTGCAGTCAGTTTGGCAAAACCCTAGATGTAAGCAGAAACAACATCTTCTTCTTGCAGGCAAAGTTTTTAAATCTTGGAGATCTGAGATGCCTCAATCTGTCTGGAAATGCAATGAGTCAGAGTCTGAACGGCTCTGAGTTTTCTTACCTGACCAATTTACAGTATCTGGACTTTTCATTGAATCGTCTGGACCTGCTCTACTCCACTGCATTTGAAGAGCTAACAAGTCTGGTCATCCTGGATATAAGTAACAACAACTATTATTTTGAATCTGAGGGCTTGACCCACATGCTTAATTTCACTAGAAATTTGAAGAATCTCAAAGTATTACTGATGAACCACAATAAGATCTCTACATctacaaacacagagctggagagTCAATCTCTTGAGAGGTTAGAGTTCAGAGATAACCGGTTAGATATGTTGTGGAGAGACGGGGACACCAGATATTTTAAGTATTTCAAGAAATTAGTCAACCTGACAGTCCTTGACATCTCTCATAACAACCTCAATTTTATTCCAGAACAAG
Above is a window of Solea senegalensis isolate Sse05_10M linkage group LG2, IFAPA_SoseM_1, whole genome shotgun sequence DNA encoding:
- the tlr7 gene encoding toll-like receptor 7 isoform X1 encodes the protein MINVTVLSVSNRTHSRTPFQSFMRTMLFHLGNATASAQMCVALLALWYCLCVSAANVSFPKTLPCDVSETINGSEVKVDCTERGLKEIPSGIPRDTTNLTLTINHIPKLNSSSFHGLHNLTEIDMRCNCVPIKIGPKDRMCTKSVTIEENTFTSMRSLRALYLDGNQLSSIPKGLPSNVILLSLEVNHIYYISKANLSGLRNVEMLYLGQNCYYRNPCNVSYDIEHGAFSQLSNLTVLSLKSNNLSFIPHYLPTSLKELYLYNNNIQEVTAEDFKNLTNLEILDISGNCPRCYNNPFPCNPCPNNSPLKIHNMAFKMLTKLKMLRLHSNSLTCVPSAWFANTKELKVLDLSSNFLAIEIGVTKFPHCLQKLEELDLSFNYELRRYPQTLRLSGAFSSLKSLKIFRLRGFVFQQLKAESIEPLKHLPNLEVVDLGTNFIKMANLSILMEFKSFKIISLSDNKISSPSDSQDAVGFTGGEPLDWSPMSAVAQYQSQEVREIHYFRYDEYARSCKNKDRELGVVKSFVKSECSQFGKTLDVSRNNIFFLQAKFLNLGDLRCLNLSGNAMSQSLNGSEFSYLTNLQYLDFSLNRLDLLYSTAFEELTSLVILDISNNNYYFESEGLTHMLNFTRNLKNLKVLLMNHNKISTSTNTELESQSLERLEFRDNRLDMLWRDGDTRYFKYFKKLVNLTVLDISHNNLNFIPEQVFSSLPDKLSELYIKFNKLKSFAWEKLQFLHSLQVLDLSGNSLETVPVLSHCTKSLKKLILHKNKIQKLGQDFLKGAYNLKYLDLSFNSIQHIESFPDSVNEMDMLLLHNNRFLCNCNVTWFVTWLNSTTVTIPRLATDVTCAAPGAQRGHPLISVDLLACQHNYLSIILYTIMTSLVLSFLTLSISSHLFLWDVWYIYHFCRAKIKVYDRLYSQRSVYDAFVIYDKEDLAVSEWVMKEMCVQLESCGDHSVTLCLEERDWIPGTPLIDNLSQSIHRSKRTVFILTNKYIKSGKFKTAFYLAHQRLMDEKNDVIVLILLEKVPCNSKYLSLRKKLYKRSVLEWPTNPQAQPYFWFSLRNVLATESHKQYNNLFKETL